A single Pseudomonas sp. DC1.2 DNA region contains:
- a CDS encoding alpha/beta hydrolase: MLPILLNRVGRRWVALLCMAALLIGLPVGCAELKYKERQLLFRIEPGTAGWYHGLPQDVEEFDIKPAGFKAGQTLHAWWWPATRVDAPSILYLHGVRWNLTGQAFRIEQLRAMGYSVLAIDYRGFGQSKGELPSEASVYEDARAAWERFTVMQPNANKRLIYGHSLGGAVAIDLAADLATQAKKEHTAIPVRGLIIESTFTSLADAVAAVADDNLPVNGLPVRWLLSQKFDSIDKIIDIDMPLLVVHGLADTFMPARFSEQLFNAASEPKRLLLVPGGTHNNSMSLGGTQYRQALEALMRSKPPARIAGPTLVHGAQDS; this comes from the coding sequence ATGTTGCCTATTTTGCTGAACCGCGTGGGCCGACGCTGGGTGGCGTTGCTGTGCATGGCGGCGCTATTGATCGGCTTACCGGTGGGTTGTGCAGAGCTCAAATACAAAGAGCGCCAATTGCTGTTTCGTATCGAACCGGGCACAGCGGGCTGGTATCACGGTTTACCTCAGGACGTTGAAGAGTTCGACATCAAACCTGCCGGCTTCAAGGCCGGGCAAACCCTGCATGCCTGGTGGTGGCCGGCCACACGCGTGGATGCCCCGTCAATCCTCTACCTCCACGGTGTGCGTTGGAACCTGACCGGCCAAGCATTCCGCATCGAACAATTGCGGGCCATGGGCTATTCGGTGCTGGCCATCGACTACCGGGGGTTTGGCCAAAGCAAAGGGGAGCTGCCATCGGAAGCCAGTGTCTACGAAGATGCCCGAGCCGCCTGGGAGCGTTTCACGGTCATGCAACCGAATGCCAACAAACGTCTCATCTATGGACACTCCCTTGGTGGCGCCGTAGCCATCGACCTCGCGGCAGACCTGGCCACGCAGGCGAAAAAGGAACACACCGCGATACCCGTTCGCGGTCTGATCATCGAGTCTACGTTTACCTCGTTGGCCGATGCCGTAGCGGCTGTGGCCGACGACAACCTTCCGGTGAACGGGCTGCCGGTTCGCTGGCTGCTGTCGCAGAAATTCGACTCCATCGACAAGATCATCGACATCGACATGCCGCTGCTGGTGGTCCACGGTCTGGCTGATACGTTCATGCCTGCGCGTTTCAGCGAGCAGTTATTCAATGCCGCCAGCGAACCCAAACGTCTGCTATTGGTGCCCGGCGGCACACACAACAACAGCATGAGCCTAGGGGGCACGCAGTATCGTCAAGCGCTGGAGGCGTTGATGAGGTCCAAACCGCCCGCGCGGATTGCCGGTCCTACCTTGGTTCACGGGGCTCAGGACTCATAA